Genomic window (Candidatus Nitrosocosmicus franklandus):
CGAGCAGTATAAAGGGGGACATTTTAATACAAATCATAGATATGACATTTCGCTTAGAAAAATTTATGAGGCACTGGGTTAATAAATAATTCAAAATTAAGCAATATTGCATAAAACCAATCAGGTTTGAGGTACCAAAGAAGTATCTTTAAATCTTTGATTCATCTAAAATACTATATCTGACAAATATAGTAGTGGTTACTTAAGACAAGTACATTATTGGTTGGCCAGTAAATCCAATGTGTATGAAAATACCTTATGGGTACTTGATTAAAATTACTTCAATTAATAAAAAATATCTAACAAAATAATTAGTTGTTGAATTTCTTTTGTGTATTTATAAAAAACATATTTCTGAATACAACCATCCTGTTTGCGATTGGACAATAAGTTCTTTTGAGAATTTAAAAAAGTCTTAAAATCAGAGGTATGTTAACCAATCTTGATAAGATTTTTCTCGTCCAGTTACTATTTTGGCAAATTGTTCTCTAATTAGTGACGTCATATATCCCATATGACCATGACCAATTTTTCTATGATCGATATATCCGACAGGAACTATCTCAGAGGCTGTTCCTGTCAGAAATATCTCATCAAAGTAATAAAGTTCGTCCCTTGAAATATTATCGAATATTACTTTTATATTGTTTTTTTGAGCAATAGCAATAACAGTATCTCTAGTTATACCTTCAAGAGCACCGCTTGAAATTGGAGGGGTATACAAAACACCATTCTTTGCCAAAAATATATTTTCGGCACTAGCTTCTACCACGTGACCATTAGAGTTTAGCAGGATAGCTTCATCGAAGCCAGATTTTAATGCCTCCATTCTTGCAAGTGCAGAATTTGCATAGTTTGCTACTCCTTTAGCATGGGTTGGAAGGCTTTTGGATCCTACCTTTTCCCATGATGACACCATCATATGAATTCCTTGCTCAAGGTCTTCCTTTCTAATGTGTTCTGTCCATTTCCAAGCTGTAATTGCTATTGAAACTTTATTAGGTAATGGATTGACTCCCAACTTGCCATATCCATAAAAGGCGATTATTCTAACATAGCAGTCACCTAGTCTATTGGCTTTTACAACATTGATAGTCGCTTTTTTTATTTCATCAGGTGTGAAATCAAATTGCATAAAGTATGCCTTTCCGCTATTGTATAATCGTTTGATATGATCATCCAATCTAAATATAGCATGCCCACTTTCGGTTGCATAGGAACGAATACCTTCAAAAATTCCAGTACCATAATGCAATCCATGAGTTAAAACATGAACTTTTGCATCATTATAGTCTATTGACTGACCGTCCAGCCAAATTTTATCACTTTCCAGCATCGAGAACCCCTAAAATCTTTTATTAGTTGATTATCGTGCCTTTTGAGTGTATTGATCGGATTACTTCCTCTACATTATGGTCTTCTACTAGAATCAAAATACGTGAAGTCTCTTCCTGTGCGTCAATATTTAGTATGTTTATATCTTGTTGACTTACAATGCTGCTAGTTTCGGAAACTATTTTTGGAATCTTCCACATAGAATCGCCAATTAGTGTTACTACCCCTCTGCCATATACCATTTCTACTTTAGGATAAAAGGCGCGAAATATCTTTTCGTGTCTTCTTACATAATCGCCATCCAAAAATAGAAACCTTGTTATCTCCACATTATCTTTTTTGTATGGAGACAATTTAACAAAATCATGGTATTGTCGCTGTTTCTCAAACAAAGCTGCAATATGCGAAGCAGCAATTGATTCCATTCTAACAATGGCACAATTCTTTTTGCCAGTAACAATCTTTATTTTAGGTTCTATCTCATTCTCATCTTCTGATACTTTTTTTACAATTTGAGTATAATTTTCTGGATTAGATATATTAGTAACTAAAATAAGTAAATCAAGTCCATGATCGTCAATGTCTTTTATGGCAATCGGATCCAAGATTTTCATTCCAAACATCCCAGCGAGTTTGGCCTCATTATATGAGAGAATCTTTACATTGTGAAGGTTTTTGGAGACTATTTTTGGATCAGCACTCAAAACAGAGTTGTCTTTCTCAAAATCAAGATTTACTTTGAAATTCGAGGATAACAATATTCCCAAGTCTGCAGCTGACCTATCTGATCCACCCCTTTCGTAAGTAGTTTCAAGCCCGTCTACAGTTTTTCCGATAAATCCTCCAATACACACAACATCATTATTATTGATTAGGTCCACCAAGTGTCCTAGTTTTTTTTTGGATTCGTCTAACATAAAATTTGCAGCTTCAAAGTTATCATCTGTTATAATAGGCCACTCGTCAATGTTTACACTTGAGGAATTAATATTATTAGTTCTCAAGATATAGTTCATCAGGCTCGATATTACAATCTCACCACTATAGGCAAGAATACGTGAACGGCTTACATCTACAAACCGTCTATTTTCTGCAACTTGTTTTAGCGAGATAATAACTGTCTTGTAGAATTGATCTAATTCGCTTTCAAATTTTTTTTGATTTTCTATAGAAAGATATTTTTTTGAAATTTCAAGATATACGTTCTTTAAGATATCAACATCTACAGGGTTTGAAGTCGCATAATTTCGAGAGATTCGAATTGCCACATCGGTCATTGACAAGTTTTTTCCTTCATAGTTTGTAAGTGGAGCAGAAAAAACACAAATTATCTTGGACTTTTTTTTCAATTCCTTAATTCTCTCAATAATTACTGGAATTTTTACACCATCCACTCCTAACGCAGAACCACCGAACTTTGCTATTACTAGTTGCTCCAATACTAAGGTCTATTGTGCTAACCGCTTATTATTCATTAAGATATTCAGATATTATTTGAGCAGCTTCAGAGACTCCATTTTTAACCTGAGATTTTTTTCTAACACCAATATTTGAGAGATATTCTTCTAGTATTATCTGGAGTCTATGAATGTCCTCAAAGGAAAATCCCAAGCTCTTTGCTCTCTCTACCTGTTCAAAGTGATTCTTGATAGGAATAAAAATACCAGGCGTTCCATACACATTGCACTCGTCGATAGTGGATTTGCCTGCCAAAGAAATTACCAAATCTACTGCAAATATATATTCATGAATATTTTGCACAAAGCCTATGCTTCTAAAATTAATTGCTTCAATCCCTGAAACGTTTAATTCGTAAGGATATGAAAGGATCAATTCAAAATCAAATTTGCTCTTTAAAGAACGAAGAACCTTGAGCACGTTTTCAATCAAATAGTGTCCAGCATGAGTCCCACCTGTAGTAATCAAAATCGTTTTTCTGCTAAGCAAAAGTCTGCATCTTAATTCTTCTCTAGTGAATAAAGTTTCTCTTACGATTGGTCCAACATACACAATGTTATTCTTATTGTCTCCTAATTCTGGAACAATGACGCAATTAGATGACGATATGAGTTTACACATGGAATTATTCAGAAAGGTTTCCATTCGTGATAATAATTTGGAGTTAACGAAATGGGTAGACAAAATGTCAGTTATGAGAATACGGGATCTCCTCAGATCCTGTGCTACAGATATGGATGCAAAATCCTCGTCAGAGATAATCGTTCCTGATCTTGTCTTAGGAGAATCAAGAGAAGTTGTTGTTAGTAATTTTCTTATCAGAGTTTTTGAATTTCTAAAGTACAATAAATATCTAAGAAGCCAGAGAAAGTTGTGTTTTAATACTCCATTCGAGACAGAAAACCTTGGAGAGTTAAATAGATTTAAAACCTTGATATTTAATTTATCGCTATTGACTTGGGCATATGTTGTTGCGAAATCATATGCTTTTAGACCCGTTATCAATTTTAACTCGAGGTTCATATTTTTTTTATGAATATTAACCATTTTTTCTAATATCGCAATATCACGTGTTATGTGTCCAAGGCCAATTGGACTTGTAAAGAATAAGACCATTTCTGCACTAGAATATAAAGAGAAAACGCTTAAAGTACTATATTAAAGTATGACATTTGTATACTTACATTAGTATCAATAGTAATATCGATCTTTTTAATTGTAACACTGGTATCTAAATACTTGATAAACATGTCGGTTCTTATAACCTACAAATTAAAAATAGTATCATTCAAATATTAAAACCAAAGTTAAATAATTGTATAAACTAAAAAAAGGTAGATTAGGGACAGCCTTCCATTTTTTGTATATAATACCCAGATTTCTCTATTTCTTGAGCAACAACTGGTGGTGCCTCTTGTATATGACAGAATTGACATTCCTCTTGAGTCATTTTTTGGCCCCCTTGGTCTACGCTTTCCAGATATTTTTTTCCATATTCTATCGCCTTTTCATGAGGAGTGCTTGCCTCCACGATAACATCAAAATGCATTATTCTTCCATCCTTTTTTGTTACATATGTATCATAAACTGCACATTCCATACAATCATTTTGCAATAAGGATATTTAATTTATTACATCTTTATCTAAGGCGAAATTGAGTCGTTGATACTACTTAATTAAATTGATTAGTTTTAAGCATCTTTTTTTCGACATTTGGTAGAATCCTGTTTTTGAATAAATAAAGTAATGATGTATTAAAAGGCTATGGTAGTGTATTAGTAATTGCAATAGGCTCTTGTGACTGAATGTCTATGGAATAAATTAATGGCTCTCGATGATAATTCTGAACGTCTTCAAAGTGACCATGGCTTGATCCAGCACAAGTAACGGTGTAGGGTATGCTAGAATCAAGCAGTGCAGAAATTACTTGTTCTGAGGTAGCATTAGGATAAAAGCTCTTGTAAACTGCGGCCTGACCGGCAACTATAGGTGCTGCCATGCTAGTACCACTGTTAAACGCATAACTCTGTCCCAAATAAGTTGAGAAAATATCCACACCAGGAGCAGCAAAATCTATGTTATTCCCGTAGTTGCTAAATGAAGCGGCAAAGTCGTCCGGACCTCCAATGGTGCTATTTCCTCGACCTCCGCATTCACCATCGCTATCAGATATTGCAGACACGGTAATCACGCCTGGTACTCTAGCAGGAGACGTTGATGAAATATTGGCATTACTATTACCAGCCGCAACAACGTAGATTACGCCTTTTGATATTGATTCTGTAACGGCCTTGTCCAATTTGTCAGAGGGAGGATTCTCGATACTGAGATTTACTATATCGATTTCATCTGCATGTTGATTGACATACTGGATAGCTTTGATCTGAGACGAAAGTGGACAATTCCCATTTACATCGCAAACTTTGATTGCCCACAATTTTGCGCCCGGTGCTACCCCCAAGACTCCAAACGAATTATCCATCGCCGCAGCTATGCCCGCAATGTGAGTGCCATGACCTAAATCATCATCACCATTAGGAACACCCTCTACAAAGGAAATGTTCCTATAGACATTTAAATCAGGATGAGTGAGACTTATTCCAGTATCGATTATCGCGATATCAACATTTGAAAAGTTCACATTTTGATTCATTTCGGTGGTTAGATTATTTTCGGAAGGAGTG
Coding sequences:
- a CDS encoding DUF2024 family protein codes for the protein MECAVYDTYVTKKDGRIMHFDVIVEASTPHEKAIEYGKKYLESVDQGGQKMTQEECQFCHIQEAPPVVAQEIEKSGYYIQKMEGCP
- a CDS encoding branched-chain amino acid transaminase codes for the protein MLESDKIWLDGQSIDYNDAKVHVLTHGLHYGTGIFEGIRSYATESGHAIFRLDDHIKRLYNSGKAYFMQFDFTPDEIKKATINVVKANRLGDCYVRIIAFYGYGKLGVNPLPNKVSIAITAWKWTEHIRKEDLEQGIHMMVSSWEKVGSKSLPTHAKGVANYANSALARMEALKSGFDEAILLNSNGHVVEASAENIFLAKNGVLYTPPISSGALEGITRDTVIAIAQKNNIKVIFDNISRDELYYFDEIFLTGTASEIVPVGYIDHRKIGHGHMGYMTSLIREQFAKIVTGREKSYQDWLTYL
- a CDS encoding glycosyltransferase, with the protein product MVLFFTSPIGLGHITRDIAILEKMVNIHKKNMNLELKLITGLKAYDFATTYAQVNSDKLNIKVLNLFNSPRFSVSNGVLKHNFLWLLRYLLYFRNSKTLIRKLLTTTSLDSPKTRSGTIISDEDFASISVAQDLRRSRILITDILSTHFVNSKLLSRMETFLNNSMCKLISSSNCVIVPELGDNKNNIVYVGPIVRETLFTREELRCRLLLSRKTILITTGGTHAGHYLIENVLKVLRSLKSKFDFELILSYPYELNVSGIEAINFRSIGFVQNIHEYIFAVDLVISLAGKSTIDECNVYGTPGIFIPIKNHFEQVERAKSLGFSFEDIHRLQIILEEYLSNIGVRKKSQVKNGVSEAAQIISEYLNE
- a CDS encoding aspartate kinase, encoding MEQLVIAKFGGSALGVDGVKIPVIIERIKELKKKSKIICVFSAPLTNYEGKNLSMTDVAIRISRNYATSNPVDVDILKNVYLEISKKYLSIENQKKFESELDQFYKTVIISLKQVAENRRFVDVSRSRILAYSGEIVISSLMNYILRTNNINSSSVNIDEWPIITDDNFEAANFMLDESKKKLGHLVDLINNNDVVCIGGFIGKTVDGLETTYERGGSDRSAADLGILLSSNFKVNLDFEKDNSVLSADPKIVSKNLHNVKILSYNEAKLAGMFGMKILDPIAIKDIDDHGLDLLILVTNISNPENYTQIVKKVSEDENEIEPKIKIVTGKKNCAIVRMESIAASHIAALFEKQRQYHDFVKLSPYKKDNVEITRFLFLDGDYVRRHEKIFRAFYPKVEMVYGRGVVTLIGDSMWKIPKIVSETSSIVSQQDINILNIDAQEETSRILILVEDHNVEEVIRSIHSKGTIIN